From one Montipora capricornis isolate CH-2021 chromosome 10, ASM3666992v2, whole genome shotgun sequence genomic stretch:
- the LOC138018712 gene encoding chromosome transmission fidelity protein 8 homolog: protein MVQIMISMAPDVSDWIIIELQGTLETKEDVSLEGKCIGDLHFDAKGTPMLIIGHHLLHGKVMDLDKPYAVLHKKSNVLENDSSRKGDTHYNICALVKKKIIFKTRPKPIVLKNVPITR from the exons ATGGTCCAGATTATGATTTCAAT GGCACCTGATGTCAGTGACTGGATCATTATTGAACTTCAAGGTACATTGGAGACAAAAGAAGACGTCAGTTTGGAAGGAAAATGCATAGGTGACCTCCATTTCGATGCAAAG gGGACACCAATGCTCATCATTGGTCATCATTTACTCCATGGTAAAGTCATGGACTTGGATAAACCATATGCTGTGCTACACAAGAAATCCAATGTTTTGGAAAATGATAGCAGCAGAAAGGGAGACACACATTACAACATCTGTGCACttgttaagaaaaaaatcatattcAAAACCAGACCCAAGCCAATTGTGTTGAAGAATGTGCCTATCACCAG GTGA
- the LOC138018711 gene encoding Wilms tumor protein 1-interacting protein homolog isoform X2 encodes MGNLYHVQCFLCFTCGNQLIGQAFYNVNGKIYCEPDYKMLGLSLKHCHFCRKPIKQKIIQALERWYHPSCFRCSVCDMELDGVPFTCDQERTIYCVPDYQRKFCPTCAICKKLIVASKESEEFIRVASMGKDFHLDCFQCEDCGVQLDVNKRQCYPQDHHLLCQKCREKRTPKYVSPFVTPHNSPCNSPNVTPRCLPLGRPHISRGKHFK; translated from the exons ATGGGGAATCTGTATCAtgttcagtgttttctttgttttacttgTG GAAATCAGTTGATTGGCCAGGCATTCTACAATGTTAATGGAAAAATCTACTGTGAACCAGATTATAAG atgCTTGGTCTTTCCCTCAAACACTGCCATTTCTGTAGAAAACCAATCAAACAAAAG atCATTCAAGCTCTTGAGAGATGGTATCACCCTTCTTGTTTTAGATGTTCAGTCTGTGACATGGAGCTTGATGGTGTTCCTTTCACCTGTGATCAAGAAAGGACAATTTACTGTGTTCCTGACTACCAAAG AAAATTCTGTCCAACTTGTGCTATCTGCAAGAAACTGATAGTCGCTTCAAAG GAATCTGAGGAGTTTATCAGAGTGGCCTCAATGGGAAAAGATTTCCATCTTGACTGTTTTCAATGTGAG GATTGTGGAGTGCAGCTTGACGTAAACAAGAGACAATGTTATCCACAAGACCATCATCTTTTATGCCAAAAGTGCAGGGAAAAAAGAACCCCAAAATATGTCTCACCTTTCGTTACACCACATAATTCACCCTGCAACTCACCAAATGTGACACCTCGTTGTCTTCCACTTGGAAGACCACACATTTCACGTGGCAAGCAttttaaataa
- the LOC138018711 gene encoding Wilms tumor protein 1-interacting protein homolog isoform X1 — MEHKQNCQFSGVCHNCKKQIHGCESACHAMGNLYHVQCFLCFTCGNQLIGQAFYNVNGKIYCEPDYKMLGLSLKHCHFCRKPIKQKIIQALERWYHPSCFRCSVCDMELDGVPFTCDQERTIYCVPDYQRKFCPTCAICKKLIVASKESEEFIRVASMGKDFHLDCFQCEDCGVQLDVNKRQCYPQDHHLLCQKCREKRTPKYVSPFVTPHNSPCNSPNVTPRCLPLGRPHISRGKHFK, encoded by the exons ATGGAACACAAGCAGAACTGCCAGTTTTCAG GTGTGTGTCATAACTGTAAGAAACAAATACATGGATGTGAATCAGCCTGCCATGCGATGGGGAATCTGTATCAtgttcagtgttttctttgttttacttgTG GAAATCAGTTGATTGGCCAGGCATTCTACAATGTTAATGGAAAAATCTACTGTGAACCAGATTATAAG atgCTTGGTCTTTCCCTCAAACACTGCCATTTCTGTAGAAAACCAATCAAACAAAAG atCATTCAAGCTCTTGAGAGATGGTATCACCCTTCTTGTTTTAGATGTTCAGTCTGTGACATGGAGCTTGATGGTGTTCCTTTCACCTGTGATCAAGAAAGGACAATTTACTGTGTTCCTGACTACCAAAG AAAATTCTGTCCAACTTGTGCTATCTGCAAGAAACTGATAGTCGCTTCAAAG GAATCTGAGGAGTTTATCAGAGTGGCCTCAATGGGAAAAGATTTCCATCTTGACTGTTTTCAATGTGAG GATTGTGGAGTGCAGCTTGACGTAAACAAGAGACAATGTTATCCACAAGACCATCATCTTTTATGCCAAAAGTGCAGGGAAAAAAGAACCCCAAAATATGTCTCACCTTTCGTTACACCACATAATTCACCCTGCAACTCACCAAATGTGACACCTCGTTGTCTTCCACTTGGAAGACCACACATTTCACGTGGCAAGCAttttaaataa